From the genome of Trichoplusia ni isolate ovarian cell line Hi5 chromosome 26, tn1, whole genome shotgun sequence, one region includes:
- the LOC113505647 gene encoding uncharacterized protein LOC113505647 — translation MNDEGFTITSKGVQNGVNEGPLATLPNEQRAKPMEKVFDSNDVSYDNGDVDDTDEGRTSQNNDAKRQPEFGLDRCQRVKMEYRGICIRSVLAEAAMEVGEAAVDIMKQDALNQVHRIQKRLDDENALLILSKK, via the exons ATGAATGATGAGGGGTTTACCATCACGAGTAAAGGAGTCCAAAACGGAGTTAATGA AGGTCCTTTAGCAACCCTGCCAAACGAACAGAGAGCAAAACCGATGGAAAAAGTATTCGATTCCAATGACGTTTCATACGACAATGGAGATGTTGACGACACTGATGAAGGCCGCACTTCCCAG AATAACGATGCTAAGCGCCAACCTGAATTTGGTCTCGACCGCTGCCAAAGAGTAAAGATGGAGTATCGTGGTATATGCATAAGGAGTGTGCTGGCTGAAGCGGCCATGGAAGTGGGGGAAGCGGCTGTGGACATCATGAAACAG gatGCCCTAAACCAAGTACATCGTATACAAAAACGATTGGATGACGAAAATGCGCTCTTGattttgagtaaaaaataa
- the LOC113505709 gene encoding uncharacterized protein LOC113505709, protein MKVIIAVLFALGSVAVKGSGPYLPSGWKPEGPSFFLPSEVSQPSDSPLKEDLFQETEASGSEALREYGPPKLDEVIQILPSQALPDVATEHTFLVEAKINQDLVAVVEEDAVEANNEQITAIAEDVATATESQLAEISEEQTTEILSEAQPTLDAKAEIVEQTGLTAQEASPTAAYTEENVQEAVVAEEVVVPTAGAQEEVVPTVVEEIVEEQVVRVNNIAEAIESLEKETVEDVVEIKQISGSLEQAPEGFLEYGPPGFKEYGPPKEEDIARSAAVELAPTSAFENNEVRRRRFSPKFRY, encoded by the exons ATGAAG GTCATCATTGCTGTACTCTTCGCCCTCGGCTCCGTGGCAGTCAAAGGATCAGGTCCTTACCTGCCCAGTGGATGGAAACCAGAAGGTCCCAGCTTCTTCCTGCCTTCTGAAGTCTCC CAACCATCAGACAGTCCCCTCAAAGAGGACCTGTTTCAAGAGACGGAAGCTTCAGGATCTGAAGCCCTTAGGGAGTACGGCCCTCCTAAACTGGACGAGGTCATCCAGATTCTGCCCAGCCAAGCTCTCCCTGATGTAGCCACTGAACATACCTTCTTAGTAGAGGCTAAGATCAACCAGGACCTAGTGGCTGTTGTGGAGGAAGATGCAGTTGAAG CCAACAATGAACAAATAACAGCCATTGCCGAGGACGTAGCAACAGCTACTGAATCACAACTTGCTGAAATCTCTGAGGAGCAAACCACTGAAATCCTATCCGAAGCTCAACCAACTTTAGACGCTAAAGCTGAAATCGTAGAACAGACCGGACTGACAGCGCAAGAAGCTTCTCCTACTGCTGCGTACACAGAAGAGAATGTACAAGAAGCAGTTGTAGCAGAAGAGGTTGTGGTGCCGACTGCTGGTGCTCAAGAAGAGGTTGTTCCTACTGTTGTTGAGGAGATCGTCGAGGAGCAAGTTGTTAGAGTGAACAACATCGCGGAGGCTATCGAGAGCTTGGAGAAggag ACCGTTGAAGATGTTGTTGAAATCAAGCAGATATCTGg ATCCTTGGAGCAAGCCCCTGAAGGTTTCCTCGAATACGGACCCCCCGGCTTCAAGGAATACGGACCCCCCAAGGAGGAGGATATCGCCAGGTCTGCTGCTGTTGAG TTGGCACCTACCAGTGCCTTTGAGAACAATGAAGTCAGAAGGAGGCGATTCTCCCCCAAATTCAGGTATTAA
- the LOC113505661 gene encoding uncharacterized protein LOC113505661, which produces MKVIVAVLFALGSVAAKGSGPYLPSGWKPEGPSFYLPSEVSKPSDGPLKENLFQETEASGSEALREYGPPKLDEVIQILPSQALPDVATEQTFLVEAKVNQDLVAAVEEAEVEANTEQISAIVGELATATESQLAEISEEQTTEILSEAQPTLEAKAEIVEQTGVTAQEAAPTAAYTEENVQEEVVVPTAVAQEEVVPTVVEEIVEEQVVRVNNIAEAIESLEKEVKAEAIEGVVKIKQISGSLEQAPEGFLEYGPPGFKEYGPPKEDEIARSAAVELAPTSAFENNEVRRRRFSPKFRSTKKH; this is translated from the exons ATGaag GTCATCGTTGCTGTACTCTTCGCTCTCGGCTCCGTGGCAGCCAAAGGATCAGGTCCTTACCTGCCCAGTGGATGGAAACCAGAAGGTCCCAGCTTCTACTTGCCTTCTGAAGTCTcc AAGCCCTCCGATGGTCCTCTCAAAGAAAACCTGTTCCAAGAGACGGAAGCTTCAGGATCTGAAGCCCTCAGGGAGTACGGCCCTCCTAAACTGGACGAGGTTATCCAGATCCTGCCCAGCCAAGCCCTCCCTGATGTAGCCACTGAACAGACCTTCTTGGTAGAAGCTAAGGTCAACCAGGACCTAGTGGCTGCTGTTGAAGAAGCTGAAGTAGAAG CCAATACTGAACAAATATCAGCCATCGTTGGAGAACTAGCAACAGCTACTGAATCACAACTTGCTGAAATCTCTGAAGAGCAAACCACTGAAATCCTATCCGAAGCTCAACCAACCTTAGAAGCTAAAGCTGAAATCGTAGAACAGACCGGAGTGACAGCACAAGAAGCTGCTCCTACTGCTGCGTACACAGAAGAGAATGTACAAGAAGAGGTAGTGGTGCCGACTGCTGTTGCTCAAGAAGAGGTTGTCCCTACTGTTGTTGAGGAGATCGTTGAGGAGCAAGTTGTTAGAGTGAACAACATCGCGGAGGCTATCGAGAGCTTGGAAAAGGAGGTTAAGGCTGAG GCCATCGAAGGTGTTGTGAAAATCAAGCAGATCTCAGG ATCCCTGGAACAAGCCCCTGAAGGTTTCCTCGAGTACGGACCCCCCGGCTTCAAGGAGTACGGACCCCCCAAGGAGGACGAAATCGCCCGGTCTGCTGCAGTTGAG cTGGCCCCGACCAGCGCTTTCGAGAACAATGAAGTCAGAAGGAGGCGATTCTCCCCCAAATTCAG atCAACCAAGAAACACTAA